One window of the Eucalyptus grandis isolate ANBG69807.140 chromosome 8, ASM1654582v1, whole genome shotgun sequence genome contains the following:
- the LOC104456116 gene encoding cellulose synthase-like protein G2, translating into MEHSSGPLNLCHVLTKSIIINRTHMLVHATALSALIYYRASFFFSESKSRDRATTLASLTMFLAELGLSFLWLLSQAFRWRPVRRTAFPKRLPEDKELPPIDVFVCTADPDKEPTVDVMNTVVSAMALDYPPEKLHVYLSDDSGSTLTLHGTREAYDFARWWLPFCKRYGIKTRCPKAFFKEEEDGEGIGMSSENEFGSEKKIVKEKYELFKERVNEYRKRHRGDSSHTGRDHPPTIEVIRGNVPDEVMQAHQDPMPKLIHVSREKRPSHHHHFKAGALNVLLRVSGVMSNSPFILVLDCDMYCNDPSSARQAMCFHLDPRLSPSLMLVQFPQMFHNISENDIYDSKIRRYFSTCCVGMDGLKGPILSGSCSYIKRESLYRKPVQEGFDLMDLKKLFGHSNEFIKYLWQKEKPSRNTIAGDSAALMKETQVLTSCGYENGTKWGQEVGFMYNSVVEDYFTSFTLHCKGWTSVFYSPSKPQFLGTATTNLNDMLIQGMRWYSGLSRVGISRFCPLIYGSLRMPILQSMCYAEVSLLPLYCLPIFCFATIPQIFLVNGISIYPEVSSSYIMLFAFIFLSSLCKHLYEVVASGHSVQTFLNEQRIWMIKSTTCYVYGTIDAIMTQIGMRRASFLPTNKVDDDEQSKRYEMGIFDFQTSIMFLSPMVTLVILNMASFTGGVARVLTLGGFDKLFMQIALSFFVLVMSYPVIEAMVLRTDKGRIPRSVTMLSAFLSLVLLLLGSSFLM; encoded by the exons ATGGAGCATAGCTCAGGCCCTCTCAATCTCTGTCATGTCCTCACAAAATCAATCATCATCAACCGCACCCACATGCTCGTTCACGCCACAGCTCTATCCGCTCTCATATACTATAGAGCTTCGTTTTTCTTCAGTGAAAGTAAATCGAGAGACAGAGCCACAACTTTGGCATCTCTCACCATGTTCCTTGCCGAGCTAGGGCTATCTTTCCTGTGGCTGCTCAGCCAAGCCTTCCGGTGGCGGCCTGTGAGACGGACCGCCTTCCCCAAGCGGCTGCCAGAGGACAAGGAGCTGCCACCCATCGATGTGTTTGTGTGCACGGCGGACCCAGATAAGGAGCCGACTGTTGACGTGATGAACACGGTGGTGTCGGCAATGGCGCTTGACTATCCCCCGGAGAAGCTCCATGTGTACCTCTCGGATGATAGCGGCTCGACACTGACCTTGCATGGGACTAGGGAGGCCTACGATTTCGCAAGATGGTGGCTGCCCTTCTGCAAGAGGTATGGGATAAAGACGAGGTGTCCGAAGGCATTTTTTAAGGAGGAAGAGGATGGTGAGGGGATTGGCATGAGTTCTGAGAATGAGTTTGGCTCTGAGAAGAAGATAGTCAAG gAGAaatatgagttgttcaaagaaCGAGTAAATGAGTACCGAAAGAGGCACCGAGGTGACTCGAGCCACACTGGCCGAGACCATCCGCCTACCATCGAG GTGATCCGAGGGAATGTCCCTGATGAAGTTATGCAAGCACACCAAGACCCCATGCCTAAGCTGATACACGTCTCAAGAGAAAAGAGACCTTCTCATCACCATCACTTCAAAGCTGGAGCTCTCAACGTTCTT CTCCGGGTATCAGGAGTGATGAGCAACTCGCCTTTCATTTTAGTGTTGGATTGCGACATGTACTGCAACGACCCTTCTTCGGCTCGGCAGGCGATGTGTTTTCATTTGGATCCGAGATTATCTCCATCGTTAATGCTGGTTCAATTTCCTCAAATGTTTCATAATATTAGTGAGAATGACATCTACGATAGCAAGATCAGACGGTACTTTTCG ACATGTTGTGTTGGAATGGATGGATTGAAGGGACCTATTTTATCTGGGAGTTGCTCTTACATCAAGAGAGAGTCCTTGTATCGTAAACCCGTGCAAGAAG GTTTTGATCTCATGGATTTAAAGAAACTCTTTGGCCATTCGAATGAATTCATCAAATACCTTTGGCAAAAAGAGAAGCCAAGCAGGAACACCATTGCTGGCGACTCTGCAGCATTGATGAAAGAAACCCAAGTGTTAACTTCTTGTGGCTATGAAAATGGCACAAAATGGGGTCAAGAG GTGGGCTTCATGTACAATTCTGTGGTAGAAGACTACTTCACCAGTTTTACCTTACACTGCAAAGGCTGGACTTCAGTGTTTTATTCCCCATCAAAGCCGCAATTCTTAGGGACCGCGACAACGAATTTGAATGACATGTTGATTCAAGGCATGAGATGGTATTCTGGGCTGTCACGAGTTGGTATCTCGAGATTTTGTCCTCTGATCTATGGCTCGTTGAGGATGCCCATTCTTCAGAGCATGTGCTATGCTGAAGTTTCACTTTTACCCTTATATTGCTTGCCAATTTTCTGCTTTGCAACCATTCCTCAGATCTTTCTAGTAAATGGCATCTCTATATACCCTGAG GTTTCAAGTTCATATATCATGCTATTTGCCTTCATCTTCCTATCATCCCTTTGTAAGCATCTCTACGAAGTCGTCGCAAGTGGCCATTCAGTCCAAACATTCTTGAATGAACAACGAATCTGGATGATCAAGTCAACGACGTGTTATGTATACGGAACCATAGACGCGATTATGACACAAATCGGCATGAGAAGAGCTAGCTTCTTGCCTACAAATAAGGTCGACGATGATGAGCAATCGAAGAGATATGAGATGGGGATATTTGATTTTCAAACGTCAATAATGTTTCTGTCTCCGATGGTGACTCTAGTGATATTGAACATGGCTTCCTTCACTGGAGGAGTCGCTAGAGTTCTTACTTTGGGAGGCTTCGACAAACTGTTCATGCAGATTGCACTATCATTTTTCGTCTTAGTGATGAGTTACCCCGTGATTGAAGCAATGGTATTGAGGACGGACAAAGGACGCATTCCACGATCAGTCACCATGCTGTCtgcttttctttccttggtATTGTTGTTGCTAGGTTCAAGTTTTCTCATGTAA